The Manihot esculenta cultivar AM560-2 chromosome 1, M.esculenta_v8, whole genome shotgun sequence genome has a window encoding:
- the LOC110624202 gene encoding probable amino acid permease 7 isoform X2, giving the protein MAMGEEEEPQETPLLRTQPAETSLKRTGKKAAWICGTFVEISLYGVGIAYTITSAISMRAIQKSNCYHKEGHEAKCEYGDTSYMLIFGAVQIILSQIPDFHNVQWLSIIAAVMSFAYSSIGFALGFAQVIENGYVMGSITGVSASSAIDKVWNISQALGDIAFAFPYSLILLEIQDTLKSPPPENETMKKASTIALVVTTFFYICCGGFGYAAFGENTPGNLLTGFGFYEPYWLIDFANACVVLHLLGGYQVYSQPVFATIEKWFADKYPNSEFINHNFSIKLPFLPAFGLNLFRVCFRTAYVVSITVISIIFPYFNQVIGVLGALNFWPLTIYFPVEMYLRQRNVEAWTTKWIMLRAFSFLVFFLALFALIGSVEELISAKLS; this is encoded by the exons GAAAAAAGGCAGCTTGGATATGTGGAACCTTTGTAGAAATAAGCTTATATGGTGTAGGAATTGCTTATACCATTACTTCTGCTATAAGCATGAG GGCAATTCAGAAATCAAACTGTTACCACAAAGAAGGGCATGAAGCTAAGTGTGAATATGGAGATACTTCCTATATGCTAATATTTGGGGCTGTTCAAATTATTTTGTCTCAAATACCAGATTTCCACAACGTACAATGGCTGTCAATAATTGCTGCAGTCAT GTCTTTTGCATACTCCTCTATTGGATTTGCACTTGGTTTTGCACAAGTCATAG AAAATGGATATGTGATGGGTAGCATTACAGGAGTCTCAGCCTCTAGTGCAATAGATAAAGTATGGAATATATCTCAAGCACTTGGAGATATAGCATTTGCATTTCCATATTCCTTAATTCTTCTGGAAATACAG GATACTTTAAAATCAcctccaccagagaatgagacaATGAAGAAGGCATCCACAATAGCACTCGTTGTGACTACATTTTTCTATATATGCTGTGGAGGTTTTGGGTATGCagcttttggagaaaatacaCCTGGGAATCTCTTGACAGGATTTGGATTTTATGAACCATATTGGCTTATTGATTTTGCTAATGCTTGCGTTGTGCTTCATCTACTTGGAGGCTATCAg GTTTATAGTCAGCCAGTATTTGCAACTATCGAGAAATGGTTTGCTGATAAGTATCCAAACAGCGAATTTATAAACCATAATTTCAGCATCAAACTCCCATTTTTGCCGGCTTTTGGATTAAACCTCTTCAGGGTGTGCTTCAGAACAGCATATGTAGTGTCAATCACAGTGATTTCAATCATATTTCCATACTTCAACCAAGTGATTGGAGTGTTAGGAGCCTTAAACTTCTGGCCCTTGACAATATATTTTCCTGTGGAGATGTACTTGAGGCAAAGAAATGTTGAAGCTTGGACAACCAAGTGGATAATGCTTCGAGCATTTAGCTTTCTGGTATTTTTTCTGGCATTGTTTGCTTTAATCGGATCTGTTGAAGAGCTTATAAGTGCCAAGCTAagctaa